The sequence AACACTGCGTATCCACTTCGTGAACCCGATGTGCGATCAGGCGGTACCCGCGAGTATCGTCCTCACCTGCACAGACCCTCACCCGCACAGACCCTCACCGCACCTCGGCCGGCCCGGCCACGACACCGGAGGAACCGTTGTCCCGACTCACGGTCATCAAGGCAGTGCTCGGACCGATCCTGCGCCTGATGTTCCGCCCGCAGGTGGAAGGCGCGAAGAACATCCCCGGGTCCGGGCCGGTGATCCTCGCGGGCAACCACCTCACGTTCATCGACTCGATGATCATGCCGATCTGCTGCGACCGGCCGGTGTTCTACATCGGCAAGGACGAGTACGTCACGGGCAAGGGGCTCAAGGGCCGCCTGATGGCCTGGTTCTTCACCGGCTGCGGCATGATCCCGGTGGACCGGGACGGCGGACGCGGTGGTGTGGCGGCGCTGATGACGGGCCGCCGGGTGCTGGACGAGGGCCATGCCTTCGCGATCTACCCGGAGGGCACCCGCTCCCCCGACGGCCGGCTCTACCGGGGCCGTACGGGTATCGCCCGGCTGACGCTGATGACGGGCGCGCCGGTGATCCCGTTCGCGATGATCGGCACGGACAAGCTCCAGCCGGGCGGCGCCGGACTGCCCCGGCCGGGCAAGGTCACGGTGCGCTTCGGTGAGCCGATGGAGTTCTCGCGCTACGAGGGCATGGACCGCGACCGCTATGTACTGCGGGCGGTGACGGACTCGGTGATGGCCGAGGTGATGCGGCTGTCCGGCCAGGAGTACGTGGACATCTACGCGACGAAGGCCAAGGCCGCCTGAACCCGGCGACGGAAGGGCCCGCACCCCTCGGGGGTGCGGGCCCTTGCGCGTACGGGCGGTTCTACGGGTGCTCGATGCCCTCCTCCAGCTTCTGGCCCCGCAGCAGGAACCAGGCGGCGACGGCGGTCGCCAGGAGTACCGAGGCACCGACGCCCGCGGCGAGCTGAAGCCCGTCGACGAACGCCTCCTGGGCCACCGAGATCAGGGGATCCGCCTGCCCCGCCGGCAGGTCGGTGGCCGCTTCGACGGCGCCGCCGAGGGATTCATGGGCGGCCGCAGCCGTGTCGGATGGGGTGCCCGGCGGAGTCACGAAGTCCTGGTAGACGCCGGTGACGATGGATCCGAGCAGGGCGATACCGAGGGCGGCGCCGAGTTCGTACGCCGTTTCGGAGACGGCGGACGCGGAGCCCGCCTGCTCCTTCGGCACGCTGGAGAGGATGACATCGGCGGTGACGGTGAAGGCGAACCCGGCGCCGACGCCGACGACCAGCAGCATGCCGCCGAGCAGCGGGTATCCGGTGTCCTTGCTGAGCACGGTCACGGACGCCAGGGCCAGGCCGACCGCCGCGAGTCCGCCGGAGACCACGGAGCGGACCGAGAAACGGCGGGCCGCGAATCCGGCCAGCAGACCCGCGGTGACCGCGCCGACGGCCGCGGGCAGTTCGGCGAGCCCGGCTTCCAGCGGGCCGCGGCCCTGGACCAGTTGCAGGAACTGGGAGAGGAAGAAGACCAGTCCGGACAGGCCGAGGATGGTCAGGAGGTCGGCGAGGACCGCGCCCGAGAAGCCCCGGTGGTGGAAGAGCCGCATGTCCAGCAGGGGCGCGGGCAGCTTGAGCTGCCTGCGGATGAACCAGGTGAGCGCGGCCACGCCGATGACGGCCGAGGCGGCGACCTCCCAGCTCGCCCCGTGTGCGGCCACCTCCTTGATGGCGTACACGACCGCGATCATGCCGATCAGGGAGAGCGCGACACTGACCAGGTCCCAGGGGCCCGGTGCCGGGTTCTTCGACTCGGGGATCAGCTTGATGCCGACGACCACGAGGACCGCCATGACGGGCAGGTTGATGAGGAAGACCGATCCCCACCAGAAGTGTTCGAGGAGGAATCCGCCGACGACGGGTCCGACGGCCGCGCCCGCGGAGGCCATGGCGCCCCAGATGCCGATGGCGAGGCTGCGTTCGCGCGGGTCGTGGAAGAGGTTGCGGATCAGGGCCAGCGTGGACGGCATCAGGGTGGCGCCCGCGACACCGAGCAGCGCTCGGGCCAGGATCATCATCTCCGGGGTCTGCGCGTACGCGTTGAGCACGGAGACCGCGCCGAACGCGACGGCGCCGATGAGCAGCAGCTTCTTGCGGCCGATACGGTCACCGAGGCTGCCCATGGAGACGAGGAGTCCGGCGATGACGAAGGAGTAGACATCGCCGATCCAGAGCAGCTGGGTGCCGGTCGGTTCGAGGTCCTCGCTGAGGAACGGGGTCGCGAGGCCGAGGACGGTCGCGTCGACGGCCACCAGCAGCACGGCGAGCACGAGTACGGCCAGGGCGATCCACCGCCCAGGGCGGCGTACGGCGTCCGCGGTGTGCTGGTGCTGGTCGATGCTGGTCATTGCTCCACGCTCCGCCGTGCTCCGCCGAGCAGCAACTCGACGATCATGTACTGGAAGTCCTGTGCGGCGACCCGTCCCACCTGGACGGACCAGGCGCCGGTGCCGATGAGCCCGTACAGGGCCTCGGTCAGCCAGGCGGGGGTGAGGTCGATACGGAACTCGCCGCGCTCCTGGCCGCGCCGGAAAAAGGCGGAGACCCTGGCATCGAGCCGGTTCCAGCCCTCGTTCACCTCATCGCCTTCGAAGAGCTGGTTCTCGGTGACGAGGAAGGACAGCAGTCCGGCACCGGGCTCGACGGCCTCGACGAGGCGCCGCAGCCCTTCCTCGGCGGTGCCCTCGTCGAGTGCGGCGGCATCCAGGGCCGCTTCGAATTCCCGGATGCCGAGCTCCTCCAGCGCCTTCACCAGGGCGTCCCGCCCGGCGAAATGACGGTGAAGGGTGGCGCGGCCGATGCCCGCGGCCCTGGCGACCTCATCCATGGTGGCCGTGGATTTATGGGTCAGCAGGGCGGCGGCACTGCGCAGCACCTGCTCACGGTCGAGAGTCATGAGACGACCTTAACCCATGTGAGACAT is a genomic window of Streptomyces sp. NBC_01237 containing:
- a CDS encoding lysophospholipid acyltransferase family protein, producing the protein MSRLTVIKAVLGPILRLMFRPQVEGAKNIPGSGPVILAGNHLTFIDSMIMPICCDRPVFYIGKDEYVTGKGLKGRLMAWFFTGCGMIPVDRDGGRGGVAALMTGRRVLDEGHAFAIYPEGTRSPDGRLYRGRTGIARLTLMTGAPVIPFAMIGTDKLQPGGAGLPRPGKVTVRFGEPMEFSRYEGMDRDRYVLRAVTDSVMAEVMRLSGQEYVDIYATKAKAA
- a CDS encoding MFS transporter produces the protein MTSIDQHQHTADAVRRPGRWIALAVLVLAVLLVAVDATVLGLATPFLSEDLEPTGTQLLWIGDVYSFVIAGLLVSMGSLGDRIGRKKLLLIGAVAFGAVSVLNAYAQTPEMMILARALLGVAGATLMPSTLALIRNLFHDPRERSLAIGIWGAMASAGAAVGPVVGGFLLEHFWWGSVFLINLPVMAVLVVVGIKLIPESKNPAPGPWDLVSVALSLIGMIAVVYAIKEVAAHGASWEVAASAVIGVAALTWFIRRQLKLPAPLLDMRLFHHRGFSGAVLADLLTILGLSGLVFFLSQFLQLVQGRGPLEAGLAELPAAVGAVTAGLLAGFAARRFSVRSVVSGGLAAVGLALASVTVLSKDTGYPLLGGMLLVVGVGAGFAFTVTADVILSSVPKEQAGSASAVSETAYELGAALGIALLGSIVTGVYQDFVTPPGTPSDTAAAAHESLGGAVEAATDLPAGQADPLISVAQEAFVDGLQLAAGVGASVLLATAVAAWFLLRGQKLEEGIEHP
- a CDS encoding TetR/AcrR family transcriptional regulator — its product is MTLDREQVLRSAAALLTHKSTATMDEVARAAGIGRATLHRHFAGRDALVKALEELGIREFEAALDAAALDEGTAEEGLRRLVEAVEPGAGLLSFLVTENQLFEGDEVNEGWNRLDARVSAFFRRGQERGEFRIDLTPAWLTEALYGLIGTGAWSVQVGRVAAQDFQYMIVELLLGGARRSVEQ